A stretch of Gemmatimonas aurantiaca T-27 DNA encodes these proteins:
- a CDS encoding peptidylprolyl isomerase, whose product MAKIATIETNKGTLTAELFAGEAPKTVENFEKLANSGFYDGVKFHRVIPDFVVQGGDPQSRDLPEGDRRIGSGGPGWQIPCETKGNPHTHKVGALSMAHAGRDTGGSQFFLVLSESNTRHLNGVHTVYGQVTEGLEILPTIVQNDHMVSVRVADVD is encoded by the coding sequence GTGGCCAAAATCGCTACGATCGAAACCAATAAGGGGACGCTGACCGCCGAGCTGTTCGCCGGAGAAGCGCCGAAGACCGTCGAGAACTTCGAGAAGCTGGCCAACTCGGGTTTCTATGACGGGGTGAAGTTCCACCGCGTGATCCCCGACTTTGTCGTGCAGGGCGGTGACCCGCAGTCGCGCGATCTGCCGGAAGGCGATCGTCGTATCGGTTCGGGCGGCCCGGGCTGGCAGATTCCGTGCGAAACAAAGGGCAACCCGCACACGCACAAGGTTGGCGCGCTCTCGATGGCCCATGCGGGTCGCGATACGGGCGGCAGCCAGTTCTTTCTGGTGCTGAGCGAGTCCAACACGCGCCACCTCAATGGCGTGCACACGGTGTACGGCCAGGTGACCGAGGGACTGGAGATCCTGCCGACGATCGTGCAGAATGACCACATGGTGTCGGTCCGCGTGGCCGACGTCGACTAA
- a CDS encoding PHP domain-containing protein has protein sequence MHCRTAAHVLTSIATLLELHNADKARVRGMQTAARVVGGFADAPLGEILPILSAASGSAPATGTLVESLSDEALVVLRDLTESNSSELLERLQEETPEGLLEMLRIPGLGPARIRAIHDGLDIDSVMELEEVARNGRLAALPRFGERTAERILKGIADLRATGAAVLWQHGRAEAARIAEALRAHPDVLQLEIAGSIRRRMEVVRDIDLVAAVRGSPSVVATTLSQLRGVREVLGGGGRTIALRFEDGAHVDLHCVRPEQFVLAWWRATGSATHVNELIALATQRGFSLTGDELRDANGDVIPVADEAALYARLGLAFVPPELREATGEIGAAEADHLPELITERDLVGALHCHSQYSDGGATIEQMAAAARARGLRYLGVSDHSQSNTYAGGLARDAILQQHDEIDVLNARYAAEGVDFRVLKGIEADILPCGRVDYDAAFLDRFDFVIGSIHSRYGMNERQMTDRVLKALDDPHLTILGHPTGRLLLTREPYAIDLDAVIAKAGEVGVAVELNADPHRLDIDWRACRVAREHGTLVSIGPDAHSPQGFENLELGVATARKGWLSPANVLNARSADDVLAFARARRASLIA, from the coding sequence ATGCACTGCCGGACCGCCGCCCACGTCCTCACCAGCATCGCCACCCTGCTGGAATTGCACAACGCCGACAAGGCGCGCGTGCGTGGCATGCAGACGGCCGCGCGGGTCGTGGGTGGCTTCGCGGATGCGCCGTTGGGCGAGATACTGCCGATACTGTCCGCCGCGTCCGGTTCGGCGCCGGCAACTGGGACGCTCGTCGAGTCGCTGAGCGACGAAGCGCTGGTGGTGCTGCGGGATCTCACGGAGTCGAACAGCTCCGAACTGCTCGAGCGCCTGCAGGAAGAAACGCCTGAAGGCCTGCTCGAAATGCTGCGCATCCCGGGGCTTGGTCCGGCCCGCATTCGCGCCATCCACGATGGTCTCGATATCGACTCCGTCATGGAGCTCGAGGAGGTCGCACGGAATGGCCGTCTGGCCGCCTTGCCCCGCTTCGGGGAACGCACAGCGGAACGCATCCTCAAGGGCATCGCGGACCTGCGCGCGACGGGCGCCGCCGTGCTGTGGCAGCATGGACGCGCAGAAGCGGCGCGCATCGCCGAGGCTCTGCGCGCACACCCGGATGTGCTGCAGCTCGAAATCGCCGGCTCCATCCGGCGCCGCATGGAAGTGGTACGGGATATCGATCTCGTGGCGGCCGTGCGCGGCAGTCCGAGTGTCGTCGCGACCACGCTGTCGCAATTGCGTGGCGTGCGGGAAGTGCTCGGCGGCGGTGGACGAACCATCGCGCTGCGTTTCGAAGACGGTGCTCATGTGGACCTGCACTGCGTGCGCCCCGAACAATTCGTGCTCGCCTGGTGGCGCGCCACGGGCAGTGCCACGCACGTCAACGAGCTCATCGCACTCGCCACGCAACGTGGGTTCTCGCTGACGGGCGATGAACTGCGCGATGCCAATGGTGACGTGATCCCCGTCGCCGACGAAGCCGCGCTGTACGCCCGACTCGGGCTCGCGTTCGTGCCACCCGAGTTGCGTGAAGCCACTGGCGAGATTGGCGCTGCCGAAGCCGATCATCTCCCAGAGCTGATCACCGAGCGGGATCTCGTGGGCGCACTCCACTGCCACTCACAGTACAGCGATGGCGGTGCCACCATCGAACAGATGGCCGCCGCGGCCCGGGCGCGTGGTCTACGCTATCTCGGCGTGTCCGATCACTCGCAGTCCAACACGTACGCGGGCGGTCTGGCGCGCGATGCGATCCTGCAGCAGCACGACGAAATCGATGTGCTGAATGCCCGGTATGCCGCTGAAGGCGTCGACTTCCGGGTGCTCAAAGGCATCGAAGCCGATATCCTGCCGTGTGGACGCGTCGACTATGATGCGGCCTTCCTCGATCGTTTCGACTTCGTGATCGGGTCGATCCACTCGCGCTATGGCATGAACGAGCGACAGATGACCGATCGTGTGCTCAAGGCGCTCGACGATCCGCACCTCACCATCCTCGGTCATCCCACGGGTCGACTGCTGCTCACCCGTGAACCCTATGCCATCGACCTCGATGCCGTCATCGCCAAGGCCGGTGAAGTGGGCGTCGCAGTGGAGCTCAATGCGGATCCGCATCGGCTCGATATCGATTGGCGGGCCTGCCGCGTCGCCCGCGAGCATGGAACACTGGTCAGCATCGGCCCCGACGCACACTCCCCGCAGGGATTCGAGAATCTCGAGCTGGGTGTGGCCACGGCCCGCAAGGGATGGCTTTCGCCAGCCAACGTGCTCAACGCCCGCTCCGCCGACGACGTGCTCGCTTTTGCGCGTGCGCGACGGGCGTCGCTGATCGCATAG
- the nth gene encoding endonuclease III has product MARATGGGPRQPLSVKKPGASKRGAVPSGTSVRSAGTPKPRRTSKTLGQKPSQRAAPVARSPKTKADKQAIATVVLERLQATYPDAHCELDHRNAFELLSATILSAQCTDVRVNMVTPALFARFPNPETLANAPLEEVEEIVRTTGFFRAKAKSLVGMAKALVRDHAGDVPRSIAELVPLPGVGRKTANVILGNAFGINEGIVVDTHVQRLARRLGLTREPDPVGIERELMPLFPRDAWAQLSHLLIWHGRRTCFARKPACDRCVLADVCPSAGIDA; this is encoded by the coding sequence ATGGCGCGAGCAACCGGAGGCGGGCCTCGGCAACCCTTGTCGGTGAAAAAGCCCGGTGCCTCGAAACGCGGCGCGGTGCCGTCCGGGACATCTGTGCGCAGTGCGGGCACACCCAAGCCACGACGCACGTCGAAGACGCTGGGCCAGAAACCCTCGCAGCGTGCCGCACCTGTTGCCCGCAGCCCCAAGACGAAGGCCGACAAACAGGCGATCGCCACGGTGGTACTCGAACGTCTGCAGGCGACCTATCCTGATGCGCACTGCGAACTCGATCACCGCAATGCGTTCGAGTTGTTGAGCGCCACCATTCTGTCGGCGCAGTGCACCGACGTGCGCGTGAACATGGTCACCCCTGCGCTCTTTGCCCGTTTTCCGAACCCGGAGACGCTGGCCAACGCGCCGTTGGAAGAAGTCGAAGAGATCGTGCGGACCACGGGGTTTTTCCGCGCGAAAGCCAAAAGCCTGGTGGGCATGGCCAAGGCGCTCGTGCGTGACCATGCGGGCGACGTGCCACGCAGCATCGCCGAATTGGTGCCGCTGCCTGGTGTGGGTCGCAAGACAGCCAACGTCATTCTGGGCAATGCCTTTGGCATCAACGAAGGCATTGTGGTGGACACCCACGTGCAACGACTGGCCCGTCGGCTGGGACTGACCCGGGAACCCGACCCGGTGGGGATCGAGCGGGAACTCATGCCGCTTTTTCCGCGTGATGCGTGGGCGCAACTCAGCCACTTGCTCATCTGGCATGGCCGCCGGACCTGCTTCGCCAGAAAACCCGCCTGCGACCGCTGTGTGCTGGCCGACGTTTGCCCCAGCGCGGGCATCGACGCCTGA